The following are encoded together in the Equus quagga isolate Etosha38 chromosome 1, UCLA_HA_Equagga_1.0, whole genome shotgun sequence genome:
- the DUSP7 gene encoding dual specificity protein phosphatase 7 encodes MKNQLRGPPARAHMSASGASAAGGTGAGSEPGAGSGSGAGTGAGAATGAGAMPCKSAEWLQEELEARGGASLLLLDCRPHELFESSHIETAINLAIPGLMLRRLRKGNLPIRSIIPNHADKERFATRCKAATVLLYDEATAEWQPEPGAPASVLGLLLQKLRDDGCQAYYLQGGFNKFQTEYSEHCETNVDSSSSPSGSPPTSVLGLGGLRISSDCSDGESDRELPSSATESDGSPVPSSQPAFPVQILPYLYLGCAKDSTNLDVLGKYGIKYILNVTPNLPNAFEHGGEFTYKQIPISDHWSQNLSQFFPEAISFIDEARSKKCGVLVHCLAGISRSVTVTVAYLMQKMNLSLNDAYDFVKRKKSNISPNFNFMGQLLDFERTLGLSSPCDNHTPSEQLYFSTPTNHNLFPLNTLEST; translated from the exons ATGAAAAACCAGCTCCGCGGCCCCCCAGCGCGGGCGCACATGTCGGCCTCGGGGGCGTCGGCGGCTGGGGGCACCGGGGCGGGGTCGGAGCCCGGTGCAGGGTCCGGGTCTGGCGCCGGCACTGGGGCGGGCGCGGCGACGGGTGCGGGGGCCATGCCCTGCAAGAGCGCCGAGTGgctgcaggaggagctggaggcgCGCGGCGGCGCGTCCCTGCTGCTGCTCGACTGCCGGCCGCACGAGCTGTTCGAGTCGTCGCATATCGAGACGGCCATCAACCTGGCCATCCCGGGTCTCATGCTGCGCCGCCTGCGCAAGGGCAACCTGCCCATCCGCTCCATCATCCCCAACCACGCCGACAAGGAGCGCTTCGCCACGCGCTGCAAGGCGGCCACCGTGCTGCTCTACGACGAGGCCACGGCCGAGTGGCAGCCAGAGCCTGGCGCTCCCGCCTCGGTGCTTGGTCTGCTTCTGCAAAAGCTGCGCGACGACGGCTGCCAGGCCTACTACCTCCAAG GTGGTTTCAACAAGTTCCAGACAGAGTACTCGGAGCACTGCGAGACCAATGTGGACAGCTCGTCCTCCCCAAGTGGCTCGCCACCCACCTCAGTGCTAGGCCTGGGGGGCCTGCGCATCAGCTCTGACTGCTCGGACGGTGAGTCAGACCGAGAGTTGCCCAGCAGTGCCACCGAGTCGGACGGCAGCCCTGTGCCATCCAGCCAACCGGCCTTCCCCGTCCAGATCCTGCCCTACCTCTACCTCGGCTGCGCCAAGGACTCCACCAACCTGGACGTGCTCGGCAAGTACGGCATCAAGTATATCCTCAACGTCACGCCCAACCTGCCCAATGCCTTCGAGCACGGTGGCGAGTTCACCTACAAGCAGATCCCCATCTCTGACCACTGGAGCCAGAACCTCTCCCAGTTCTTCCCTGAGGCCATCAGCTTCATTG ACGAGGCCCGCTCCAAGAAGTGTGGTGTCCTGGTGCACTGCCTGGCAGGCATCAGCCGCTCAGTGACGGTCACTGTGGCCTACCTGATGCAGAAGATGAACCTGTCACTCAATGACGCCTACGACTTTGTCAAGAGGAAAAAGTCCAACATCTCGCCCAACTTCAACTTTATGGGTCAGCTGCTGGACTTCGAGCGGACGCTGGGGCTGAGCAGCCCATGCGACAACCACACGCCCAGCGAGCAGCTCTACTTCTCCACGCCCACCAACCACAACCTGTTCCCACTCAACACGCTGGAGTCCACGTGA